From one Burkholderia pyrrocinia genomic stretch:
- a CDS encoding metal-dependent hydrolase family protein — protein MQPILIRNSRVLDTRNLELHSTHAVLIRDGIIEKISDADLLFEGAVEIDAKGMTLMPGLIDCHVHVMASSFNLGAVARMPNALALLRSLPIMKGMLDRGFTAVRDAGGADWALAEAVKTRQIVGPRLFCAGKALSQTGGHGDFRARNDILEDPCACAYKIGNIARVVDGVDACRLAVREEILKGASQIKVMASGGVASPNDPINNMGFSEAELRAIVEEAGNANTYVMAHAYTPKAITRAVQCGVRTIEHGNLVDEPTAQLMKEKGVYMVPTLITYEGLANEGHKYGLPLESTRKIAGVRTNGLEALKVLDTAGVKMGYGSDLLGETHYMQSEELLLRAKVLGNAKTIQQATLIGAEILNHTGLLGEVAERAYADLLLIDGNPLDDIALLTQHDTAIKLVMQDGVIHKNCL, from the coding sequence GCTGCATTCTACCCATGCCGTCCTGATTCGGGATGGCATCATCGAGAAAATTAGTGATGCAGATCTCCTCTTCGAAGGCGCGGTGGAAATCGACGCCAAGGGCATGACCCTGATGCCTGGACTGATCGACTGTCACGTGCATGTGATGGCTTCCTCTTTCAACTTGGGAGCGGTCGCTCGCATGCCTAACGCGCTGGCGTTGCTTCGATCACTGCCGATCATGAAGGGTATGCTGGATCGCGGTTTTACCGCAGTGCGCGACGCCGGCGGTGCCGACTGGGCACTCGCTGAGGCCGTGAAAACCAGACAGATCGTTGGGCCACGCCTCTTCTGCGCCGGAAAGGCGTTGTCCCAGACTGGCGGACATGGCGATTTTCGCGCCCGCAATGACATCCTCGAAGATCCCTGCGCGTGCGCGTACAAGATTGGCAACATCGCACGCGTGGTCGATGGCGTCGATGCATGCCGCCTTGCGGTCCGCGAGGAAATCCTGAAAGGCGCGTCGCAGATCAAGGTAATGGCCTCTGGTGGGGTAGCGTCGCCCAATGATCCGATCAACAACATGGGTTTTTCCGAGGCGGAGCTTCGCGCCATCGTGGAAGAGGCGGGTAACGCCAACACGTATGTCATGGCGCACGCTTATACACCCAAGGCCATTACACGAGCCGTCCAGTGTGGCGTGCGCACTATCGAGCACGGCAACTTGGTAGATGAGCCGACAGCCCAGTTGATGAAAGAGAAGGGCGTCTACATGGTGCCCACGCTCATCACGTACGAGGGATTGGCCAATGAAGGGCACAAGTACGGCTTGCCGCTGGAGTCAACGCGCAAGATTGCCGGGGTACGCACCAATGGCTTGGAAGCATTGAAGGTGCTGGATACGGCTGGCGTGAAGATGGGTTACGGCTCCGACCTGCTGGGCGAAACCCACTACATGCAGTCCGAAGAACTACTCCTGCGTGCCAAGGTCCTGGGCAACGCCAAGACGATTCAGCAGGCGACTTTGATTGGCGCCGAGATTCTGAATCACACGGGTCTGCTGGGTGAGGTCGCGGAGCGGGCTTATGCCGATCTACTGCTGATCGACGGCAACCCGCTCGATGACATCGCATTGCTGACCCAGCATGACACCGCCATCAAGCTCGTCATGCAGGACGGCGTAATCCACAAGAACTGCCTCTGA